One genomic window of Cupriavidus malaysiensis includes the following:
- a CDS encoding DUF411 domain-containing protein, which produces MRPRRRRLLQSLALGVALSPLATLAQGPARTAITVYKSPLCGCCEDWVKHLRDHGFAVSTQNVEDTGPWRQRLGMPERFASCHTGLVAGYAIEGHVPAADIRRLLATQPKAAGLAVPAMPLGSPGMDQGPRKDPYDVLLVKADGTATVFASYNKAKA; this is translated from the coding sequence ATGCGGCCGCGACGCCGGCGCCTGCTGCAGTCCCTGGCACTGGGCGTCGCCCTGAGTCCGCTGGCCACGCTGGCGCAAGGTCCGGCGCGCACGGCCATCACCGTTTACAAGAGCCCCTTGTGCGGCTGCTGCGAAGACTGGGTCAAGCACCTGCGCGACCACGGCTTCGCCGTCAGCACGCAGAACGTCGAGGACACCGGCCCGTGGCGCCAGCGCCTTGGCATGCCGGAGCGCTTCGCCTCCTGCCACACCGGCCTGGTGGCCGGCTACGCGATCGAAGGCCATGTGCCGGCGGCCGATATCCGGCGCCTGCTGGCCACACAGCCCAAGGCGGCCGGACTGGCGGTGCCGGCCATGCCGCTCGGTTCGCCCGGCATGGACCAGGGACCGCGCAAGGACCCTTACGACGTACTGCTGGTCAAGGCGGACGGTACCGCCACGGTCTTCGCCAGCTACAACAAGGCCAAGGCTTGA
- the aceB gene encoding malate synthase A, with protein sequence MAITLPAGMKITGEILPAYEDILTPEALALVDKLHRAFEPRRQQLLAARVERAKRLDAGERPDFLPETKAIREGDWKVVPVPPALHCRRVEITGPVEAKMVINAFNSGADSYMTDFEDSNSPNWHNQLQGQVNLKAAVRRTLTLESNGKQYKLNDKIATLQVRPRGWHLDEKHVTIDGQRVSGGIFDFALFLFHNAKEQIARGAGPFFYLPKMESHLEARLWNDIFVMAQNEIGLPQGTVKATVLIETILAAFEMEEILYELREHSAGLNAGRWDYIFSCIKKFKNDKDFCLADRAKVTMTSPFMRAYALLLLKTCHKRGAPAIGGMSALIPIKNDPEKNAIAMQGIINDKKRDATDGYDGGWVAHPGLVEPAMKEFVAVLGDKPNQFEKQRPDVEVKASDLLDFQPETPITEAGLRMNINVGIHYLGAWLAGNGCVPIHNLMEDAATAEISRSQVWQWIRSPKGKLEDGRKVTAEMVRAAIPEELAKVKASVGGDTKTYDRAAEIFEQMSTSEGFAEFLTLPLYEEI encoded by the coding sequence ATGGCTATCACGCTGCCCGCGGGCATGAAGATTACCGGCGAGATCCTGCCGGCCTACGAAGACATCCTCACGCCGGAAGCGCTGGCCCTGGTGGACAAGCTGCACCGCGCCTTCGAGCCGCGCCGCCAGCAACTGCTGGCCGCGCGCGTCGAGCGCGCCAAGCGCCTGGACGCCGGCGAACGCCCCGATTTCCTGCCCGAGACCAAGGCCATCCGCGAAGGCGACTGGAAGGTCGTGCCGGTGCCGCCCGCACTGCACTGCCGCCGCGTGGAGATCACCGGCCCGGTCGAGGCCAAGATGGTGATCAACGCCTTCAACTCGGGTGCCGACAGCTACATGACGGACTTCGAGGACTCCAACTCGCCGAACTGGCACAACCAGCTGCAGGGCCAGGTCAACCTGAAGGCCGCCGTGCGCCGCACGCTGACGCTGGAGTCCAACGGCAAGCAATACAAGCTGAACGACAAGATTGCCACGCTGCAGGTGCGCCCGCGCGGCTGGCACCTGGACGAGAAGCACGTCACCATCGACGGCCAACGCGTCTCGGGCGGCATCTTCGACTTCGCGCTCTTCCTGTTCCACAACGCCAAGGAGCAGATCGCCCGCGGCGCCGGCCCCTTCTTCTACCTGCCGAAGATGGAAAGCCACCTGGAAGCGCGCCTGTGGAACGACATCTTCGTGATGGCGCAGAACGAGATCGGCCTGCCGCAAGGCACCGTCAAGGCGACCGTGCTGATCGAGACCATCCTCGCCGCCTTCGAGATGGAAGAGATCCTGTACGAACTGCGCGAGCACAGCGCGGGCCTGAACGCCGGCCGCTGGGACTACATCTTCTCCTGCATCAAGAAGTTCAAGAACGACAAGGACTTCTGCCTGGCCGACCGCGCCAAGGTGACGATGACCTCGCCGTTCATGCGTGCCTATGCGCTGCTGCTGCTGAAGACCTGCCACAAGCGCGGCGCGCCCGCGATCGGCGGCATGAGCGCACTGATCCCGATCAAGAACGATCCGGAGAAGAACGCCATCGCCATGCAGGGCATCATCAACGACAAGAAGCGCGACGCGACCGATGGCTACGACGGTGGCTGGGTGGCCCACCCGGGCCTGGTCGAGCCGGCCATGAAGGAGTTCGTGGCGGTGCTGGGCGACAAGCCCAACCAGTTCGAGAAGCAGCGCCCGGACGTCGAGGTGAAGGCGTCCGACCTGCTGGACTTCCAGCCCGAAACGCCGATCACCGAAGCCGGCCTGCGCATGAACATCAACGTCGGTATCCACTACCTGGGTGCCTGGCTGGCCGGCAACGGCTGCGTCCCCATCCACAACCTGATGGAAGACGCGGCCACCGCCGAGATCTCACGCTCGCAGGTGTGGCAGTGGATCCGCTCGCCCAAGGGCAAGCTGGAAGACGGCCGCAAGGTGACCGCCGAGATGGTGCGTGCGGCGATCCCCGAGGAGCTGGCCAAGGTCAAGGCATCGGTCGGTGGCGACACCAAGACCTACGACCGTGCCGCCGAGATCTTCGAGCAGATGTCCACCTCGGAAGGCTTCGCCGAGTTCCTGACGCTGCCGCTGTACGAAGAAATCTGA
- a CDS encoding haloacid dehalogenase type II yields the protein MNKIRAVVFDAYGTLFDVYSVTARAEQLFPGKGEALALLWRDRQIDYSRIRSLAAPDGARYKPFWDLTVDALRYAAERLELSLDEAAEAQLLKEYACLSAFPENLGALKRLRAAGLPLGILSNGNPQMLDISVKSAGMQGLFDHVLSVESVRLYKTAPAAYGLAPAAFGLAAQEILFVSSNGWDACGATWFGYTTFWINRAGHPPERLDVSPSGAGHDMNDLLAFVRAAGVAV from the coding sequence ATGAACAAGATCCGCGCAGTCGTCTTCGATGCCTACGGCACCTTGTTCGACGTTTACTCCGTCACGGCGCGTGCCGAGCAGCTGTTCCCCGGCAAGGGAGAGGCGCTGGCGCTGCTCTGGCGCGACCGCCAGATCGACTATTCGCGCATCCGCAGCCTGGCCGCGCCGGACGGCGCCCGCTACAAGCCCTTCTGGGACCTCACCGTGGATGCGCTGCGCTATGCCGCCGAGCGCCTCGAACTGTCCCTGGACGAGGCCGCCGAAGCGCAACTGCTGAAGGAGTACGCCTGCCTGTCGGCATTCCCGGAGAACCTGGGCGCGCTCAAGCGGCTGCGCGCAGCCGGCCTGCCGCTGGGCATCCTGTCCAACGGCAATCCGCAGATGCTGGACATCTCGGTCAAGAGCGCCGGCATGCAGGGATTGTTCGACCATGTGCTGTCGGTCGAGTCTGTGCGCCTGTACAAGACCGCGCCGGCCGCTTACGGACTGGCGCCTGCCGCCTTCGGCCTGGCGGCGCAGGAGATACTGTTCGTGTCGTCGAACGGGTGGGATGCCTGCGGCGCCACCTGGTTCGGCTACACCACTTTCTGGATCAATCGTGCCGGCCATCCGCCGGAGCGGCTGGACGTATCGCCCTCCGGTGCCGGGCACGACATGAACGACCTGCTCGCATTCGTCCGCGCCGCCGGCGTGGCGGTGTAA
- a CDS encoding LysR family transcriptional regulator yields the protein MDHFKQLETFVSVASRGSLSAAAAAEGVAPAIIGRRIDALEERLGVKLLLRTTRKISLTFEGSAFLEDCQRILNDLHNAEASVSAGGVKASGHLRVTAPAGFGRKHVAPLVPLFIESHPDVSITLDLSDRLVDLINEGFDCAIRLGDLPDSSLVSIRLAENRRVVVASPDYLARRGVPQQPEDLARHNCLSFGASANVQRGWVFQHKERAVTIKVGGTMECTDGAVLHSWCLQGHGLAWRSWWEVGDEIASGRLVTVLDEFQAPPIGIHAVFPQRKHLPLRVRLFIDHLKNTYGNPSYWRRAELAGKPMAAVQAVAG from the coding sequence GTGGATCATTTCAAGCAATTGGAGACCTTTGTCTCGGTCGCCTCGCGCGGCAGCCTGTCGGCGGCCGCCGCGGCCGAGGGCGTGGCGCCGGCCATCATCGGGCGCCGCATCGACGCGCTCGAGGAGCGTCTGGGGGTCAAGCTGCTGCTGCGCACCACGCGCAAGATCAGCCTGACCTTCGAGGGTTCGGCCTTCCTCGAGGACTGCCAGCGCATCCTCAACGACCTGCACAATGCCGAGGCCAGCGTCTCCGCCGGCGGCGTCAAGGCCAGCGGACACCTGCGCGTGACCGCCCCGGCCGGCTTCGGCCGCAAGCACGTGGCGCCGCTGGTACCGCTGTTCATCGAGTCCCACCCCGACGTCAGCATCACGCTGGACCTCTCCGACCGGCTGGTCGACCTCATCAATGAAGGCTTCGACTGCGCGATCCGCCTGGGCGACCTGCCCGACTCGAGCCTCGTCTCGATCCGGCTGGCAGAAAACCGCCGCGTGGTGGTGGCGTCGCCCGACTACCTGGCACGGCGCGGCGTGCCGCAGCAGCCGGAGGACCTGGCCCGCCACAATTGCCTGTCCTTCGGCGCCAGCGCCAACGTGCAGCGCGGCTGGGTATTCCAGCACAAGGAGCGTGCCGTCACCATCAAGGTCGGCGGCACCATGGAATGCACCGACGGCGCGGTGCTGCACAGCTGGTGCCTGCAGGGACACGGCCTGGCGTGGCGCTCCTGGTGGGAAGTGGGCGATGAGATCGCCAGTGGCCGGCTGGTGACCGTGCTCGATGAGTTCCAGGCGCCGCCGATCGGCATCCATGCGGTCTTCCCCCAGCGCAAGCACCTGCCGCTGCGGGTCCGCCTGTTCATCGACCACCTCAAGAACACCTACGGCAACCCCTCCTACTGGCGTCGCGCGGAGCTGGCCGGCAAGCCGATGGCCGCGGTCCAGGCGGTGGCCGGCTGA
- a CDS encoding universal stress protein, with protein MFKHILLPTDGSELSKKAINGGLELAKAIGARVTAYVCLEEYPYTPFSEIVVEAPQAFKDRIENQARLYLKEVETAAAAAGIPFDSDMTTFAVPYLGIIDAAERHGCDVILMASHGRRGLSGLLLGSETQKVLTHSEIPVIVYR; from the coding sequence ATGTTCAAGCACATCCTGCTGCCGACCGACGGTTCGGAACTCTCGAAGAAGGCCATCAACGGCGGCCTGGAACTGGCCAAGGCGATCGGCGCGCGCGTCACCGCCTATGTCTGCCTGGAGGAGTATCCCTACACCCCCTTCAGCGAGATCGTGGTGGAAGCGCCGCAGGCCTTCAAAGACCGCATCGAGAACCAGGCCAGGCTGTACCTGAAGGAAGTCGAAACGGCCGCGGCAGCGGCAGGCATTCCCTTCGATTCCGACATGACCACCTTCGCCGTGCCCTACCTCGGCATCATCGATGCCGCGGAACGCCATGGCTGCGACGTCATCCTGATGGCCTCGCACGGCCGGCGCGGCCTGTCCGGCCTGCTGCTCGGAAGCGAGACGCAGAAGGTGCTGACGCACAGCGAGATCCCGGTCATCGTCTATCGCTGA
- a CDS encoding M48 family metalloprotease: MKTPAILAAAAAAVMLSACAGTDVNGMVGAGSALLKAATLSDADVKSLSDQACAESDKTSKIAAANSAYGKRLAKIMTGLTTADVSNVNAKVYLTKDVNAWAMANGCVRVYSGLMDMMTDDEVRGVLGHELGHVALGHTKNKMQVAYTAMAARGALAASGNGAAAALSNSQLGELGEALVNAQFSQTQESAADDYSFDLLSKNKANTRGLVTAFQKLAKLDGGKSSMFSSHPGSDDRAKHIEDRIRKAG, translated from the coding sequence ATGAAGACTCCCGCAATCCTGGCCGCGGCGGCTGCCGCAGTCATGTTGAGCGCTTGCGCCGGCACCGATGTGAACGGCATGGTGGGCGCCGGCAGTGCGCTGCTGAAGGCAGCCACTCTCAGCGACGCCGATGTCAAGAGCCTGTCCGACCAGGCGTGCGCCGAATCGGACAAGACCAGCAAGATCGCCGCCGCGAACAGCGCTTATGGCAAGCGCCTGGCCAAGATCATGACCGGCCTGACCACCGCCGACGTCTCCAACGTCAATGCCAAGGTCTACCTGACCAAGGACGTGAACGCCTGGGCGATGGCCAACGGCTGCGTCCGTGTCTACAGCGGGCTGATGGACATGATGACCGACGATGAGGTACGTGGCGTGCTGGGCCATGAACTGGGCCACGTAGCGCTGGGCCACACCAAGAACAAGATGCAGGTGGCCTATACGGCGATGGCAGCGCGCGGCGCGCTGGCGGCGTCCGGCAATGGCGCCGCGGCAGCGCTGTCGAACTCGCAGCTCGGCGAGCTGGGCGAGGCCCTGGTCAACGCGCAGTTCTCGCAGACGCAGGAAAGCGCGGCCGACGATTACTCCTTCGACCTGCTGAGCAAGAACAAGGCCAACACGCGCGGCCTCGTGACCGCCTTCCAGAAGCTGGCCAAGCTCGACGGTGGCAAGTCGAGCATGTTCTCGTCGCATCCTGGCTCGGACGACCGCGCCAAGCATATCGAAGACCGCATCCGCAAGGCCGGCTGA
- the aceA gene encoding isocitrate lyase → MSRELEAQKLQNDWETNPRWKGIKRNFSAEDVVRLRGSVQIEHTLARRGAEKLWHLLNTEPFVNTLGALTGNQAMQQVKAGLKAIYLSGWQVAGDANLAGEMYPDQSLYPANSVPMVVKRINNTFQRADQIQWSEGKGDTDFFAPIVADAEAGFGGVLNAFELMKSMIEAGAAGVHFEDQLASVKKCGHMGGKVLVPTREAVAKLTAARLAADVSGVPTLVIARTDAEAADLLTSDVDDRDKPFCTGERTVEGFYRTRAGIEQSIARALAYAEVADLVWCETGKPDLEFAKKFAEAVHARFPGKLLAYNCSPSFNWKKNLDDATIAKFQKELGAMGYKFQFITLAGFHSLNYSMFNLAYGYARNQMSAFVELQENEFAAAEKGFTAVKHQREVGTGYFDAVTQTIEGGQSSTTALKGSTEDEQFFEDKKKVA, encoded by the coding sequence ATGTCCCGCGAACTCGAAGCGCAGAAACTGCAGAATGACTGGGAAACCAACCCCCGCTGGAAAGGCATCAAGCGCAACTTCAGCGCCGAGGACGTGGTGCGCCTGCGCGGCTCCGTGCAGATCGAGCACACCCTGGCCCGCCGCGGTGCCGAAAAGCTGTGGCACCTGCTGAACACCGAGCCCTTCGTCAACACGCTGGGCGCGTTGACCGGCAACCAGGCCATGCAGCAGGTCAAGGCAGGCCTCAAGGCCATCTACCTGTCGGGCTGGCAGGTCGCCGGCGATGCCAACCTGGCCGGTGAAATGTACCCCGACCAATCGCTGTATCCGGCCAACTCGGTGCCGATGGTGGTCAAGCGCATCAACAACACTTTCCAGCGTGCCGACCAGATCCAATGGAGCGAAGGCAAGGGCGACACCGACTTCTTCGCGCCGATCGTGGCCGATGCGGAGGCCGGATTCGGCGGCGTGCTGAACGCTTTCGAACTGATGAAGTCCATGATCGAAGCCGGCGCCGCCGGCGTGCACTTCGAAGACCAGCTGGCTTCCGTGAAGAAGTGCGGCCATATGGGCGGCAAGGTGCTGGTGCCGACCCGCGAGGCCGTCGCCAAGCTGACCGCCGCGCGCCTGGCCGCCGACGTGTCGGGCGTGCCGACCCTGGTGATCGCCCGTACCGACGCGGAGGCCGCCGACCTGCTGACCTCCGACGTGGATGATCGCGACAAGCCCTTCTGCACCGGTGAGCGCACCGTCGAAGGCTTCTACCGTACCCGTGCCGGCATCGAGCAGTCGATCGCCCGTGCCCTGGCCTACGCCGAAGTAGCCGATCTGGTGTGGTGCGAAACCGGCAAACCGGACCTGGAATTCGCCAAGAAATTCGCCGAGGCCGTGCACGCCAGGTTCCCGGGCAAGCTGCTGGCCTACAATTGCTCGCCCTCATTCAACTGGAAGAAGAACCTGGACGATGCCACCATCGCCAAGTTCCAGAAGGAACTGGGCGCGATGGGCTACAAGTTCCAGTTCATCACGCTGGCCGGCTTCCATTCGCTGAACTACTCGATGTTCAACCTCGCCTACGGCTATGCCCGCAACCAGATGAGCGCCTTCGTCGAACTGCAGGAGAACGAATTCGCCGCCGCCGAGAAGGGCTTCACCGCCGTCAAGCACCAGCGCGAAGTCGGTACCGGCTACTTTGACGCCGTGACCCAGACCATCGAAGGCGGCCAGTCGTCGACCACCGCGCTGAAGGGCTCGACCGAGGACGAGCAGTTCTTCGAGGACAAGAAGAAGGTCGCCTGA
- a CDS encoding alpha/beta fold hydrolase, which produces MPPPSTPAFVPLKEPKPSPAAGPPGQGAPGGVRIAAARAFAVMSGDVRLAGRIWERPGCPVVVLVHGYPDNSHVWDGVAACLSSAFEVVVYDVRGAGASGAPAGRDGYRLQCLADDFIAVLDAVSPQGPVHLVGHDWGSIQSWEFVTDARLRGRIASFTSCSGPCLDHVSLALREQAGRPTPGALLASLRQLMASWYILFFHLPWLPEWNWRTWLGRHWSRYLRLSERVEVGASPTQAEDGCRGAALYRANFLPRLRAPRQRYAHAPVQLIVPTLDRYVRPALFDKLPRWVPSLWRREVEARHWLPLSDPAGMAAMVHEFVEHIEGAEASAALLAAHVQRAA; this is translated from the coding sequence ATGCCCCCACCTTCTACTCCCGCCTTCGTGCCGCTTAAGGAACCGAAGCCTTCCCCGGCGGCCGGGCCGCCCGGCCAAGGCGCGCCAGGCGGTGTCCGCATCGCCGCCGCGCGGGCCTTTGCCGTGATGTCGGGCGACGTGCGCCTGGCCGGCCGCATCTGGGAGCGTCCGGGGTGTCCCGTGGTGGTGCTGGTGCATGGATACCCGGACAACAGCCATGTCTGGGATGGCGTGGCGGCCTGCCTGTCGAGCGCTTTCGAGGTGGTCGTCTACGATGTGCGCGGCGCCGGGGCCTCCGGCGCTCCGGCGGGGCGCGATGGCTACCGCCTGCAATGCCTGGCCGACGATTTCATCGCTGTGCTGGATGCCGTGTCGCCACAGGGGCCGGTGCATCTGGTGGGCCATGACTGGGGCTCGATCCAGAGCTGGGAATTCGTCACCGATGCGCGCCTGCGCGGGCGCATCGCCTCCTTCACGTCCTGCTCCGGGCCGTGCCTGGATCACGTCAGCCTGGCGCTGCGCGAGCAGGCCGGGCGCCCCACGCCGGGTGCGCTGTTGGCCTCGTTGCGCCAACTGATGGCGTCCTGGTACATCCTCTTCTTCCATCTGCCCTGGCTGCCTGAATGGAACTGGCGGACCTGGCTCGGACGTCACTGGTCGCGCTATCTGCGCCTGAGCGAGCGGGTCGAGGTCGGCGCCAGTCCCACCCAGGCCGAAGACGGCTGCCGCGGCGCGGCACTGTACCGCGCCAATTTCCTGCCGCGCCTGCGGGCGCCGCGCCAGCGCTACGCCCATGCACCGGTGCAATTGATCGTGCCGACGCTCGACCGCTATGTGCGTCCCGCACTTTTCGACAAGCTGCCGCGCTGGGTGCCGTCGCTATGGCGGCGCGAAGTCGAGGCGCGGCATTGGCTGCCGCTGTCCGACCCTGCCGGCATGGCCGCGATGGTGCATGAGTTCGTCGAGCATATCGAGGGCGCCGAGGCGAGTGCCGCGCTGCTTGCCGCGCATGTGCAGCGAGCGGCTTGA
- a CDS encoding gamma-glutamylcyclotransferase family protein, producing MPLVFVYGTLRAGEVNDLNTAAARHGIAAPRCLGSGTVAGRLYDFGSYPGLVADGAAGAVLGDIYEVDEALVPVLDEIEEVYPGQATLFVRTTMPVARPGGAPLDCLIYPVDAAAAAALPRIESGDWVTYRRARDQAPA from the coding sequence ATGCCGCTGGTCTTCGTCTATGGAACCTTGCGCGCCGGCGAGGTCAACGATCTGAATACCGCTGCGGCACGCCATGGCATCGCCGCGCCGCGCTGCCTGGGCAGCGGCACGGTGGCGGGCCGTCTCTATGACTTCGGCAGCTATCCCGGGCTGGTCGCCGACGGCGCCGCGGGAGCGGTGCTGGGCGATATCTACGAGGTCGACGAGGCGCTGGTGCCGGTGCTCGACGAGATCGAGGAGGTCTATCCCGGCCAGGCCACGCTGTTCGTGCGCACCACCATGCCGGTAGCGCGCCCCGGCGGGGCGCCGCTGGACTGCCTGATCTATCCGGTCGACGCCGCGGCTGCCGCCGCGCTGCCGCGCATCGAGAGCGGTGACTGGGTGACCTACCGGCGCGCGCGCGACCAAGCACCCGCCTGA
- the rraA gene encoding ribonuclease E activity regulator RraA — protein sequence MIFATTDLCDANEPAIAAGTLRVLAPVFARQLGKRATFAGQAATLKVFEDNSLVRAVLETPGEGRVLVVDGGGSLRCALVGGNLGQLADKNGWVGIVVNGCVRDTDELNACEVGVRALAVHPQKSQKRNVGEREVAVQMPGGVVHPGDWVYADADGVLVADKPLHAG from the coding sequence ATGATATTCGCCACCACCGACCTGTGCGACGCCAACGAGCCGGCCATCGCCGCCGGCACGCTGCGCGTGCTGGCGCCCGTGTTCGCGCGGCAGCTCGGCAAGCGCGCCACGTTCGCGGGGCAGGCCGCCACGCTCAAGGTCTTCGAGGACAACTCGCTGGTGCGCGCGGTCCTGGAGACACCGGGCGAGGGCCGCGTGCTGGTGGTCGACGGCGGCGGCTCTCTGCGCTGCGCGCTGGTCGGCGGCAACCTGGGCCAGCTTGCCGACAAGAATGGCTGGGTGGGCATCGTGGTCAACGGCTGCGTGCGCGATACCGACGAACTCAATGCCTGCGAGGTGGGCGTGCGGGCGCTGGCCGTGCATCCGCAGAAGAGCCAGAAGCGCAACGTCGGCGAGCGTGAGGTCGCCGTACAGATGCCGGGCGGCGTGGTGCATCCCGGCGACTGGGTCTATGCGGATGCCGACGGCGTGCTGGTTGCCGACAAGCCCCTCCATGCAGGCTGA
- a CDS encoding thiamine pyrophosphate-binding protein, giving the protein MSQPIPAPAPADPAVSSPSAELGGHLLVDTLLAQGARLAFGVPGESYLAVLDGFHRRREQMRFIVCRQEGGAAVMAEAYGKLTGQPGLAFCTRGPGATNASIGVHTAFQDSTPMILFIGQVGTDFMDREAFQEIDYRRMFGQMAKWVAQVDRVERIPEYVARAYQTATAGRPGPVVLALPEDMLTRHAAAALPAPYQRVMSWPGEAELARLASLLAGAERPFLLLGGSGWTPEACAQMEQFAERFALPVGCAFRGQDLFDNRHPNYAGDVGIGINPALAERIRGADLLLAVGPRLGEMTTGGYTLVRAPRPTQTLIHVHAGAEELGSVYQADLMVQASMPAIAARLARLEPPVAARWRAWTEAAHADYERYRVPPAAEAGAAHAGVDMAEVVRTLDRVLPDDAVVTNGAGNYASWLHRYFRYRPFRAGGRGQLAPTSGAMGYGVPAAVGAKIAFPQRTVVALAGDGCFLMNGQELATAVQYGAAVVFIVVNNGMYGTIRMHQEREYPAHVSGTELHNPDFAALARAYGAHGVLVTETSAFEPALREALAAGRPALIEVRVDPDAITPRTTLSAIRAQALAAGRGGQ; this is encoded by the coding sequence ATGGCTTCCACCGGCGCCGCGAGCAGATGCGTTTCATCGTCTGCCGGCAGGAGGGCGGGGCGGCCGTGATGGCCGAAGCCTACGGCAAGCTGACCGGCCAGCCTGGCCTGGCCTTCTGCACGCGCGGGCCAGGGGCGACCAATGCCAGCATCGGCGTCCACACGGCTTTCCAGGATTCGACGCCGATGATCTTGTTCATCGGCCAGGTCGGCACCGACTTCATGGACCGCGAAGCCTTCCAGGAAATCGACTATCGCCGCATGTTCGGCCAGATGGCCAAGTGGGTGGCGCAGGTCGACCGGGTGGAGCGCATTCCGGAGTATGTGGCGCGCGCCTACCAGACCGCGACCGCCGGCCGCCCGGGGCCGGTCGTTCTGGCGCTGCCCGAGGACATGTTGACCCGGCACGCCGCGGCGGCCCTGCCCGCGCCCTACCAGCGTGTCATGAGCTGGCCCGGCGAAGCCGAGCTGGCGCGCCTGGCCAGCCTGCTGGCCGGCGCCGAGCGTCCCTTCCTGCTGCTGGGCGGCAGCGGCTGGACGCCCGAGGCCTGCGCCCAGATGGAACAGTTCGCGGAGCGCTTTGCGCTGCCGGTGGGCTGCGCCTTCCGCGGGCAGGACCTGTTCGACAACCGCCATCCCAACTATGCGGGCGACGTCGGCATCGGCATCAATCCCGCGCTCGCGGAACGGATCCGCGGCGCCGACCTGTTGCTGGCGGTCGGGCCGCGCCTGGGCGAGATGACCACCGGTGGCTATACCCTGGTGCGGGCGCCGCGACCAACGCAGACGCTGATCCACGTGCACGCGGGCGCCGAGGAACTGGGCAGCGTGTACCAGGCCGACCTGATGGTGCAGGCCTCGATGCCGGCCATCGCCGCGCGCCTGGCGCGCCTCGAGCCGCCGGTGGCGGCGCGCTGGCGTGCCTGGACCGAGGCGGCCCATGCCGACTACGAGCGCTATCGCGTGCCGCCGGCGGCCGAGGCGGGCGCTGCGCACGCAGGCGTGGACATGGCCGAAGTGGTGCGTACCCTGGACCGCGTGCTGCCCGACGATGCTGTGGTGACCAATGGTGCGGGCAATTACGCCAGCTGGCTGCACCGCTATTTCCGCTATCGCCCCTTCCGCGCCGGCGGTCGCGGCCAGCTCGCGCCGACCAGCGGTGCCATGGGCTACGGCGTGCCCGCCGCGGTCGGGGCCAAGATCGCCTTCCCGCAGCGCACGGTGGTGGCGCTGGCCGGCGACGGCTGTTTCCTGATGAACGGCCAGGAACTGGCCACGGCCGTGCAGTACGGCGCCGCCGTGGTCTTCATCGTGGTCAACAACGGCATGTACGGCACCATCCGCATGCACCAGGAGCGCGAGTACCCGGCCCATGTCAGCGGCACCGAGCTGCACAACCCGGACTTCGCCGCGCTGGCGCGAGCCTACGGCGCGCACGGCGTCCTCGTGACCGAGACCAGCGCCTTCGAGCCTGCCCTGCGCGAAGCACTGGCGGCGGGGCGCCCGGCATTGATCGAGGTCCGCGTCGACCCGGATGCAATCACGCCACGCACGACCCTGTCGGCGATCCGTGCGCAGGCACTCGCCGCCGGCCGCGGCGGCCAATGA